In Mytilus edulis chromosome 7, xbMytEdul2.2, whole genome shotgun sequence, a single genomic region encodes these proteins:
- the LOC139481393 gene encoding differentially expressed in FDCP 8 homolog isoform X1: protein MNVSGEQFSAKVRTLSDLPGASKETTIDNTGTAGIIHRIENNTASIKFTGTVITGLSDEEISSEEEQDYSFREIGPVDEETLKKINEKFVPEHDDDIVKLEIDLKKRGLSDASKEDSIEKTTKIDKGESPSTFSQSRFNPFDRDLHMEEDHFEINNSRPRSGSFSSWTNLSETGDEITINAELGLAEDHFSHPEGHFGLSNHEELEMAIENCKEMISEAQPHSDRMKNLVQKLIQLRLKLQELKEGPEPVSSDIKIVLGHKFTIQDSRNAKHYCEKCNAMILGVIQTWLRCADCGYSCHEKCVNGIKRTCASLKVAENGIFCLSICPDRGLSAQNYRCAECRSHISFKSGFSEPRLCDYSGNYYCELCHWNDTMVIPSRVLHNWDFEPHKVCRASKQFLKLMTDKAVMRIQDVNPMLFNYVEELSEVKKLREELLIMKKYLLLCKNAMSEKFLLMLKGRQHFVENSDVYSMQDFLDIQSDKLLGDLATIHSAWAQHIKTDCELCRARGFICELCKDHTETLFPFDSVAIVCSQCSYVLHRHCFIKKGSQCPRCERKNKRKAT, encoded by the exons ATGAATGTTTCAGGAGAACAATTTTCTGCCAAAGTAAGAACATTATCAGACCTACCAGGAGCATCAAAAGAAACTACAATAGATAACACAGGTACAGCAGGTATCATTCATCGTATTGAAAATAATACAGCTTCCATTAAATTTACTGGTACTGTAATTACTGGTCTGTCGGACGAAGAAATTTCCTCTGAAGAAGAACAAGACTACTCCTTTAGAGAAATAGGACCTGTTGATGAAGAAACATTgaagaaaattaatgaaaaatttgTTCCTGAACATGATGATGATATTGTGAAGTTAGAAATAGACTTAAAAAAGCGAGGTCTCAGTGACGCAAGTAAAGAGGATAGTATTGAAAAGACGACAAAAATTGATAAAGGGGAATCACCCAGTACCTTTAGTCAAAGTAGATTTAATCCTTTTGATAGAGACTTACACATGGAAGAAGATCATTTTGAAATCAATAATTCAAGGCCTCGTTCAG GATCTTTTTCATCATGGACCAATTTATCAGAGACAGGGGATGAAATCACTATAAATGCTGAACTTGGACTAGCTGAGGATCATTTCTCACATCctgag gGACATTTTGGATTAAGTAATCATGAAGAATTAGAGATGGCTATAGAGAACTGTAAAGAAATGATCAGTGAAGCACAGCCTCACTCTGACAGAATGAAAAATCTGGTTCAGAAATTGATTCAGCTACGACTGAAGTTACAGGAACTAAAG GAAGGACCAGAACCAGTATCCTCTGACATTAAGATTGTTCTGGGACACAAGTTTACAATCCAAGATAGTCGTAATGCTAAGCATTATTGTGAGAAATGTAATGCAATGATTCTAGGGGTAATTCAGACCTGGCTAAGATGTGCAG ATTGTGGTTACAGCTGCCATGAGAAATGTGTCAACGGCATCAAAAGAACTTGTGCAAGCTTAAAG GTTGCAGAAAATGGTATCTTTTGTTTGTCAATATGTCCAGATAGAGGTTTGTCAGCTCAGAACTACAGGTGTGCTGAATGTAGAAGTCACATATCATTTA aaagtgGATTCAGTGAACCACGACTATGTGATTACAGTGGGAACTATTATTGTGAACTTTGTCACTGGAATGATACCATGGTTATACCCTCGAGAGTTCTGCATAACTGGGACTTTGAACCGCACAAG GTTTGTAGGGCTTCCAAACAGTTCCTTAAATTGATGACAGATAAAGCAGTAATGAGAATCCAAGATGTTAATCCAATGTTGTTTAATTATGTGGAAGAATTGAGTGAGGTTAAG AAATTACGAGAAGAACTTCtgattatgaaaaaatatttattgcttTGTAAGAATGCAATGAGTGAGAAATTTCTGTTGATGTTAAAGGGTAGACAACACTTTGTGGAAAATTCAGATGTGTATTCTATGCAGGATTTCCTTGATATTCAATCAGATAAATTATTAGGAGATTTAGCAACAATCCACTCTGCCTGGGCTCAACATATTAAAACAGATTGTGAG CTATGCCGAGCTCGAGGATTTATTTGTGAGTTGTGTAAAGACCATACAGAAACATTATTTCCATTTGATAGTGTAGCAATAGTGTGTTCACAGTGTTCATATGTTTTACATAG gcaCTGTTTTATCAAGAAGGGATCTCAGTGTCCAAGATGTGAAaggaaaaacaaaagaaaagctACTTGA
- the LOC139481393 gene encoding differentially expressed in FDCP 8 homolog isoform X2: MEEDHFEINNSRPRSGSFSSWTNLSETGDEITINAELGLAEDHFSHPEGHFGLSNHEELEMAIENCKEMISEAQPHSDRMKNLVQKLIQLRLKLQELKEGPEPVSSDIKIVLGHKFTIQDSRNAKHYCEKCNAMILGVIQTWLRCADCGYSCHEKCVNGIKRTCASLKVAENGIFCLSICPDRGLSAQNYRCAECRSHISFKSGFSEPRLCDYSGNYYCELCHWNDTMVIPSRVLHNWDFEPHKVCRASKQFLKLMTDKAVMRIQDVNPMLFNYVEELSEVKKLREELLIMKKYLLLCKNAMSEKFLLMLKGRQHFVENSDVYSMQDFLDIQSDKLLGDLATIHSAWAQHIKTDCELCRARGFICELCKDHTETLFPFDSVAIVCSQCSYVLHRHCFIKKGSQCPRCERKNKRKAT, from the exons ATGGAAGAAGATCATTTTGAAATCAATAATTCAAGGCCTCGTTCAG GATCTTTTTCATCATGGACCAATTTATCAGAGACAGGGGATGAAATCACTATAAATGCTGAACTTGGACTAGCTGAGGATCATTTCTCACATCctgag gGACATTTTGGATTAAGTAATCATGAAGAATTAGAGATGGCTATAGAGAACTGTAAAGAAATGATCAGTGAAGCACAGCCTCACTCTGACAGAATGAAAAATCTGGTTCAGAAATTGATTCAGCTACGACTGAAGTTACAGGAACTAAAG GAAGGACCAGAACCAGTATCCTCTGACATTAAGATTGTTCTGGGACACAAGTTTACAATCCAAGATAGTCGTAATGCTAAGCATTATTGTGAGAAATGTAATGCAATGATTCTAGGGGTAATTCAGACCTGGCTAAGATGTGCAG ATTGTGGTTACAGCTGCCATGAGAAATGTGTCAACGGCATCAAAAGAACTTGTGCAAGCTTAAAG GTTGCAGAAAATGGTATCTTTTGTTTGTCAATATGTCCAGATAGAGGTTTGTCAGCTCAGAACTACAGGTGTGCTGAATGTAGAAGTCACATATCATTTA aaagtgGATTCAGTGAACCACGACTATGTGATTACAGTGGGAACTATTATTGTGAACTTTGTCACTGGAATGATACCATGGTTATACCCTCGAGAGTTCTGCATAACTGGGACTTTGAACCGCACAAG GTTTGTAGGGCTTCCAAACAGTTCCTTAAATTGATGACAGATAAAGCAGTAATGAGAATCCAAGATGTTAATCCAATGTTGTTTAATTATGTGGAAGAATTGAGTGAGGTTAAG AAATTACGAGAAGAACTTCtgattatgaaaaaatatttattgcttTGTAAGAATGCAATGAGTGAGAAATTTCTGTTGATGTTAAAGGGTAGACAACACTTTGTGGAAAATTCAGATGTGTATTCTATGCAGGATTTCCTTGATATTCAATCAGATAAATTATTAGGAGATTTAGCAACAATCCACTCTGCCTGGGCTCAACATATTAAAACAGATTGTGAG CTATGCCGAGCTCGAGGATTTATTTGTGAGTTGTGTAAAGACCATACAGAAACATTATTTCCATTTGATAGTGTAGCAATAGTGTGTTCACAGTGTTCATATGTTTTACATAG gcaCTGTTTTATCAAGAAGGGATCTCAGTGTCCAAGATGTGAAaggaaaaacaaaagaaaagctACTTGA